One Planctomycetota bacterium DNA segment encodes these proteins:
- a CDS encoding DUF433 domain-containing protein produces the protein MELDRITSDPKMMNGQPCIRGMRLTVRRVLEALAVYPDRAELRKEYPELEDEDIRQALAYAAATLEDRIIELRPAS, from the coding sequence ATGGAACTCGACCGCATCACATCCGACCCGAAAATGATGAACGGCCAGCCCTGCATCCGAGGCATGCGCCTGACCGTCCGGCGCGTCCTTGAAGCGCTCGCCGTCTACCCCGATCGCGCCGAGCTCCGCAAGGAGTATCCCGAACTCGAAGACGAAGACATTCGCCAGGCCCTCGCCTATGCCGCCGCCACGCTCGAAGATCGCATCATCGAGTTGAGACCCGCTTCGTGA
- a CDS encoding cellulase family glycosylhydrolase: MKLPPLTLAVLLLLSACAKQTPPPTSAAPATPQPDPTQTPAPVTVPTPDLATHIGVNLAGGEFGKMPGRFNYDYTYPKAEDFDYFHDKHLDLIRLPFKWERVQPKLMGPLDEAELKRLDAVVALARERGMHLLLDAHNYARYNGKVIGTPDVPNDAFADFWRKLADHYKSEPAVFGYSIMNEPHGTNGLWPAAAQAAVDAIRTVDMNHTIAVCGEGYAGAHWWPKVNPNLDIHDPADNFVYEAHQYFDKDNSGTYRGHYDDKSVSPDTGVQRLQPFIQWLDEHHARGFIGEFGVPDNDPRWLVVLDRFIAEMKAHNLGGTYWAAGPWFGSYPVSVQPRDGKDRPQMQVLDWYAGDRQRPADVAIDVSHLPPAPTPGAYLFSDHPESYHYNNPESKYKSAPVDDATLGYPVRQITYEHKGNPAYIGIGLYFGSLNVKDFAAFALHAKADHPVKLTVKIYTTDKSKYEGTIEVAADWQTHFLAFDDLRKAGAKFDPAKPIEKIELQPANNPAANTLYLASLKPVQR, from the coding sequence ATGAAACTCCCCCCGCTCACCCTCGCCGTGCTGCTCCTGCTCTCCGCCTGCGCCAAACAAACCCCGCCCCCCACCTCCGCCGCGCCGGCAACACCTCAGCCCGACCCGACGCAAACCCCCGCCCCCGTCACCGTCCCAACCCCCGACCTCGCCACCCACATCGGCGTCAACCTCGCCGGCGGCGAGTTCGGCAAAATGCCCGGCCGATTCAACTACGACTACACCTACCCCAAAGCCGAAGACTTCGACTACTTTCACGACAAGCACCTCGACCTCATCCGACTCCCCTTCAAATGGGAGCGCGTGCAGCCCAAGCTCATGGGCCCCCTCGATGAGGCCGAACTCAAACGTCTCGACGCCGTCGTCGCCCTCGCGCGCGAGCGCGGCATGCACCTGCTCCTCGATGCCCACAACTACGCCCGCTACAACGGCAAAGTCATCGGCACTCCCGACGTCCCCAACGACGCCTTCGCCGACTTCTGGCGCAAGCTCGCCGATCACTACAAATCCGAGCCCGCCGTCTTCGGTTACAGCATCATGAACGAACCGCACGGGACCAACGGCCTCTGGCCTGCCGCCGCGCAAGCCGCCGTCGATGCCATCCGCACCGTTGACATGAACCACACCATCGCCGTCTGCGGCGAGGGCTACGCCGGTGCTCACTGGTGGCCGAAGGTCAACCCCAACCTCGACATTCACGACCCCGCCGACAACTTCGTCTACGAAGCTCATCAATACTTCGACAAAGATAACTCCGGCACCTACCGCGGGCACTATGACGACAAATCCGTGAGCCCCGACACCGGCGTCCAGCGTCTGCAACCGTTCATCCAATGGCTCGACGAACATCACGCCCGCGGGTTCATCGGCGAGTTCGGCGTCCCCGACAACGACCCCCGCTGGCTCGTCGTCCTCGACCGCTTCATCGCCGAAATGAAAGCCCACAACCTCGGCGGAACCTACTGGGCCGCCGGCCCGTGGTTCGGGTCATACCCCGTCTCCGTTCAGCCCCGCGATGGCAAAGACCGCCCGCAGATGCAGGTCCTCGACTGGTACGCCGGCGACCGCCAGCGCCCCGCCGACGTCGCCATCGACGTGTCGCACCTCCCCCCCGCGCCGACTCCGGGGGCCTACCTCTTCTCCGATCACCCCGAGTCCTACCACTACAACAACCCCGAATCGAAATACAAAAGCGCTCCCGTCGATGATGCCACGCTCGGCTACCCCGTCCGCCAGATCACCTACGAACACAAAGGCAACCCCGCCTACATCGGCATCGGCCTCTACTTCGGCTCCCTGAACGTCAAAGACTTCGCCGCCTTCGCCCTCCACGCCAAAGCCGACCACCCCGTCAAACTCACCGTCAAAATCTACACCACCGACAAATCCAAATACGAAGGCACGATCGAAGTCGCCGCCGACTGGCAAACCCACTTCCTCGCCTTCGACGACCTCCGCAAAGCGGGCGCAAAATTCGACCCCGCCAAGCCCATCGAAAAAATCGAACTCCAACCCGCCAACAACCCCGCCGCCAACACCCTCTACCTCGCCTCCCTCAAACCCGTCCAACGCTGA
- a CDS encoding PEP-CTERM sorting domain-containing protein — protein MIKTFTFACAIIASVLAVSPAQAVLFNLKTDWSESANPNGPWSLNEGANALPHVDAWQKMIGGWATDQPGWARSEDGSDRLPFWFQSNGNETFGHDWVTGDIVVHATDPANGAGNGLANVTWTAPSAGLIDILGGVYLGRDIDRSVDWRLRLNGTLLTGGSLFSGDLFDSGEPFEFSAGSGGANAVLALAVSAGDVVTLEFERTSVSGDFVVVDLGVELTAVPEPATFSLMTLALAAFRPTRRR, from the coding sequence ATGATCAAGACTTTCACATTCGCGTGCGCCATCATTGCCTCCGTCCTCGCGGTTTCCCCCGCTCAGGCCGTCCTCTTCAATCTCAAGACCGACTGGTCCGAGTCGGCCAATCCCAACGGCCCCTGGTCCCTCAATGAAGGCGCCAACGCCCTGCCGCATGTCGATGCATGGCAGAAGATGATCGGCGGATGGGCCACCGATCAGCCCGGCTGGGCGCGCTCCGAAGATGGCTCCGATCGCTTGCCCTTCTGGTTCCAGTCCAACGGCAATGAAACCTTCGGACACGACTGGGTCACCGGCGACATCGTCGTCCATGCCACCGACCCCGCCAACGGCGCCGGCAACGGACTGGCCAACGTCACCTGGACCGCCCCCTCCGCCGGCCTCATCGACATCCTCGGCGGCGTCTACCTCGGCCGCGACATCGACCGCAGCGTCGATTGGCGCCTCCGTCTCAACGGGACCCTCCTGACCGGCGGATCGCTCTTCAGCGGCGACCTCTTCGACAGCGGCGAACCCTTCGAATTCTCCGCCGGCTCCGGCGGCGCCAATGCCGTCCTCGCCCTCGCCGTCTCCGCCGGTGACGTCGTCACGCTCGAATTCGAACGCACCAGCGTCTCCGGCGACTTCGTCGTCGTCGACCTGGGCGTCGAACTGACCGCCGTCCCCGAGCCCGCCACCTTCTCCCTCATGACCCTCGCCCTCGCCGCCTTCCGCCCCACCCGCCGCCGCTGA